Proteins from one Chitinophaga oryzae genomic window:
- a CDS encoding metal-dependent hydrolase, protein MSTQHSNIKFLGHASFQLTTPEGHIILVDPWFTGNPALPADYTIPEQIDLILITHGHRDHLDSKIIDLIRSHSPKVIANPIVRLFLQEQGVPEHVFEQMNAGGTVSILQTKVTMTNAFHFAQVWLPDGKIGYTHAANGFIIWMSDDVSVYYSGDTSVFGDMALLGEIYEPDIAILPIGDRFTMGPLEAAAAIRLLKVKHVIPCHYGTMPALTGTPQRLKELTQDQERLQIHALKAGEELDMSQLQLHKP, encoded by the coding sequence ATGAGCACGCAGCATTCCAACATCAAGTTTCTTGGCCATGCCAGTTTTCAGCTTACAACACCGGAAGGCCATATCATTCTCGTAGACCCCTGGTTTACCGGTAACCCGGCGCTGCCGGCCGATTACACCATCCCGGAACAAATTGACCTGATCCTGATCACCCACGGCCACAGGGACCACCTGGACAGTAAAATCATTGACCTGATCCGGTCCCACTCCCCTAAAGTGATCGCCAATCCTATCGTCCGGCTGTTCCTGCAGGAACAGGGCGTGCCGGAACATGTATTCGAACAGATGAACGCCGGCGGGACCGTCTCCATCCTGCAAACAAAAGTCACCATGACCAACGCCTTCCACTTTGCACAGGTATGGCTGCCGGACGGAAAAATAGGTTATACCCACGCGGCCAACGGCTTTATCATCTGGATGAGCGACGATGTCTCAGTGTATTATTCCGGAGATACTTCCGTTTTCGGCGATATGGCCCTGCTGGGAGAAATCTATGAACCGGACATAGCGATCCTGCCGATCGGCGACCGTTTTACCATGGGACCGCTCGAAGCTGCGGCCGCCATCCGCCTGCTGAAAGTAAAACATGTGATCCCCTGTCATTACGGTACGATGCCGGCGCTCACGGGCACGCCTCAACGACTGAAAGAACTCACGCAGGACCAGGAACGGCTGCAGATTCATGCCCTGAAAGCCGGTGAAGAACTCGATATGTCTCAGCTGCAGCTGCATAAACCGTAG
- a CDS encoding lipocalin family protein has product MKNLSFAALFLALVAILGTSCSPKQGVTTNINKGAVKGNWVLTDIRYEGIPENAKVTVFDEANAKCFIGSQWVLPDNNANGSYTLSSTADGCSPATQKIVWTLSKQGNVTMFGFKKLYSGVKAKNVADGYLMECTEAGSSMTWRANVNFEGKTASIIYTLQRK; this is encoded by the coding sequence ATGAAAAATTTATCATTCGCAGCATTGTTTTTGGCTCTGGTCGCAATCCTGGGTACTTCCTGCTCTCCCAAACAGGGCGTAACTACCAACATTAACAAAGGTGCCGTAAAAGGCAACTGGGTACTGACAGACATCCGTTATGAAGGTATTCCCGAAAACGCCAAAGTAACCGTTTTTGACGAGGCCAATGCCAAATGCTTTATTGGCAGCCAGTGGGTATTGCCAGACAATAATGCAAATGGTTCCTATACATTATCCTCCACTGCAGACGGCTGCAGCCCGGCCACACAAAAAATTGTCTGGACACTCAGCAAACAGGGAAATGTTACCATGTTCGGTTTCAAAAAATTGTACTCCGGCGTAAAAGCTAAAAACGTAGCAGACGGCTACCTGATGGAATGTACAGAAGCCGGCAGCTCCATGACATGGAGAGCCAATGTAAATTTCGAAGGTAAAACAGCCTCCATCATCTACACTTTACAGCGGAAATAA
- a CDS encoding GNAT family N-acetyltransferase: protein MLPLTTSRLLVCPCRLPLITAIYLQDPQAVTLLNADIPPEWPMSELKELLPHLIELLQHDPKSFPWLLWAIVSATDKTVLGNIGFKGRPDENGMVEIGYSLLPPYRKQGYMQEAATALITWAFQQPFVKSIEAECAVDNSASRKVLQRLGMRQTGMQDNMLRWQLLEKDFLL, encoded by the coding sequence ATGTTACCCCTGACTACATCCCGTTTACTGGTATGTCCCTGCCGCCTGCCGCTGATCACAGCGATTTATCTGCAGGACCCGCAGGCGGTCACACTGCTGAATGCCGACATTCCGCCGGAATGGCCTATGTCTGAACTGAAAGAGCTGTTGCCGCACCTGATTGAACTATTACAACATGATCCCAAATCATTCCCCTGGTTATTATGGGCGATCGTATCCGCAACAGACAAAACCGTATTGGGAAACATCGGCTTTAAAGGCCGCCCCGACGAAAACGGGATGGTGGAAATAGGCTACTCGCTGCTGCCACCATACCGTAAGCAGGGTTATATGCAGGAAGCTGCCACAGCATTAATTACATGGGCCTTTCAACAGCCGTTCGTAAAAAGTATCGAAGCTGAATGTGCAGTGGATAATAGCGCGTCCCGGAAAGTATTGCAGCGCCTGGGCATGCGGCAAACCGGCATGCAGGACAACATGCTTCGCTGGCAACTGCTGGAAAAAGATTTCCTGTTATAA